One Pocillopora verrucosa isolate sample1 chromosome 10, ASM3666991v2, whole genome shotgun sequence genomic window carries:
- the LOC136283890 gene encoding uncharacterized protein — MQPRNEEETKYFFIVSQYSRGRLVLDIQNGKKSGILEIVTQERGRSSQLWRWDESCRLVSKLGLVAEIKGESKKEKAVCHARKADDSLSQKWRVEKAAIVSNLSHLVMDGSPPTAQVFMRKFKEDSEHQKWHFVPEVAWDDFQLSLREPNPLEKALFWKNVADNYLDVIIGYSFDEYQTKVHKVFEIIDECISSLEEVVKGTGIAQLVGGSVTIAGGGAAIAGILLAPVTAGGSLILTVGGTITALTGSTTAFTANLVHGKLDNHKRGKVNEAIASLFCATCRFYSLLGEYGKYLQDADKFLTKQKHETSIHSVDGKEDTFFGMVSATGKVAKNIYGHAKEIKRLVTFIKANAFVYRGADIGISTSAAAPGFTIPVVGKTLLIAGSTGAKAFSGSLAGLGVLTGIFDIYSGAKKIRSCGELAEEFRTSSECLREEADKLICLYKELHRDEECEQ, encoded by the coding sequence ATGCAACCACGTAACGAAGAAGAAACTAAATATTTCTTCATAGTGAGTCAATATAGCCGCGGTAGACTAGTTCTTGATATTCAAAATGGCAAGAAAAGTGGTATTCTCGAGATCGTGACACAAGAACGTGGACGATCAAGTCAGTTGTGGAGATGGGATGAGAGTTGTCGGCTGGTCAGCAAACTGGGCCTTGTGGCAGAGATCAAAGGTGAAAGTAAGAAGGAAAAAGCCGTCTGTCATGCCAGGAAAGCTGACGACAGCCTCAGCCAAAAATGGCGAGTTGAAAAAGCAGCCATTGTGAGCAATTTGAGTCATCTCGTTATGGATGGTTCGCCTCCCACTGCTCAGGTTTTCATGAGAAAATTCAAGGAAGACAGTGAACACCAAAAATGGCATTTTGTTCCAGAAGTAGCATGGGACGATTTCCAACTTTCACTAAGAGAGCCAAACCCCCTTGAAAAGGCGCTGTTCTGGAAAAATGTGGCTGACAATTATCTTGACGTTATCATAGGATACAGTTTTGACGAGTACCAGACCAAAGTCCATAAAGTATTTGAAATTATAGATGAATGTATCAGCAGCCTCGAGGAGGTAGTGAAGGGTACTGGTATCGCACAACTGGTCGGTGGAAGTGTGACTATCGCTGGTGGCGGGGCTGCGATAGCTGGTATTTTGTTAGCTCCGGTTACAGCGGGCGGTAGTTTGATTCTCACTGTAGGAGGAACTATAACTGCGCTAACAGGATCAACTACAGCATTCACAGCAAACCTGGTCCACGGCAAACTGGATAATCACAAGAGAGGAAAAGTGAACGAGGCCATAGCATCTCTCTTCTGCGCCACCTGTAGGTTCTACTCGCTGCTGGGAGAGTATGGTAAATATCTGCAAGACGCagataaatttttaacaaaacagaAGCATGAAACGAGCATACATTCGGTTGACGGAAAAGAGGACACATTTTTCGGGATGGTCAGCGCGACTGGCAAAGTTGCTAAGAACATATACGGCCATGCCAAGGAAATAAAAAGGCTAGTTACGTTTATTAAGGCCAATGCTTTTGTTTACAGAGGAGCGGATATCGGAATCTCCACAAGTGCTGCAGCACCAGGGTTTACCATACCAGTCGTGGGCAAAACCCTTCTGATCGCTGGATCAACTGGTGCGAAGGCTTTTTCCGGATCATTGGCTGGTCTTGGAGTGCTGACTGGCATCTTTGATATATATTCAGGTGCAAAGAAAATCCGAAGTTGCGGTGAATTAGCGGAGGAATTTCGCACCTCTTCGGAATGTTTGAGAGAAGAGGCCGATAAACTAATTTGCCTTTACAAGGAACTCCATCGAGATGAAGAGTGTGAGCAGTAA